From Rhizobium sp. NZLR1, a single genomic window includes:
- a CDS encoding P-II family nitrogen regulator, giving the protein MGNQMKIVMAIIKPFKLDEVREALTAIGIQGLTVTEVKGYGRQKGHTEIYRGTEYAVSFLPKLKIEIAVASELVDRAVEAIAASAKTGQIGDGKIFVYSIDHAVRIRTGETDSEAL; this is encoded by the coding sequence ATGGGAAACCAGATGAAAATTGTGATGGCTATTATCAAGCCGTTCAAGCTCGATGAGGTCCGCGAAGCTCTTACGGCGATCGGCATTCAAGGGCTGACCGTGACCGAAGTGAAGGGCTACGGGCGCCAGAAGGGGCATACCGAAATCTATCGCGGCACCGAATATGCGGTCAGCTTCCTGCCGAAGCTCAAGATCGAAATCGCGGTTGCATCGGAACTCGTCGACAGGGCGGTCGAGGCCATCGCGGCATCGGCCAAGACCGGTCAGATCGGCGACGGCAAGATTTTCGTCTATTCGATCGACCATGCCGTGCGCATCCGTACGGGCGAAACCGATTCAGAAGCGCTGTAA
- the tesB gene encoding acyl-CoA thioesterase II, protein MTRETTGSSAMETLLSTLDLEPIEVDIFRGRSPQAGWQRVFGGQVIGQALMAAQRTIEGERFVHSLHAYFMRPGDPSVPIIYQAERIRDGSSFNTRRVVAIQHGKAIFTLSASFQVEEPGFDHQIVMPEVTMPEALLGEQQIKEQYLAHAPEAIRKYWQRERPIEIRPVSLTHYFSDKKLDPKQDVWVRATGPVPDDRLYQAAVLAYLSDMTLLDTSLYAHGTSIFDQSLQVASLDHSMWFHRPCKLDDWLLYTQDSPSASGARGLTRGSLFTRSGELIASVAQEGLIRKKANE, encoded by the coding sequence ATGACGCGCGAGACGACCGGGTCTTCGGCAATGGAGACACTGCTTTCGACGCTCGACCTGGAGCCGATCGAGGTCGATATCTTCCGTGGACGCAGCCCGCAGGCCGGCTGGCAGCGCGTCTTCGGCGGCCAGGTGATCGGCCAGGCGCTGATGGCGGCGCAGCGCACCATCGAGGGCGAGCGTTTCGTCCATTCGCTGCATGCTTATTTCATGCGGCCCGGCGATCCCTCGGTGCCGATCATCTACCAGGCGGAGCGCATCCGCGATGGATCGAGCTTCAATACCAGGCGCGTCGTCGCGATCCAGCACGGCAAGGCGATCTTCACGCTGTCGGCCTCCTTCCAGGTGGAGGAGCCGGGCTTCGATCACCAGATCGTCATGCCTGAGGTGACAATGCCCGAAGCGCTGCTTGGCGAACAGCAGATCAAGGAGCAATATCTCGCGCATGCGCCGGAGGCGATCCGAAAATACTGGCAGCGCGAGCGGCCGATCGAGATCCGTCCCGTCTCGCTGACGCATTATTTTTCCGACAAGAAGCTCGATCCCAAACAAGACGTTTGGGTGCGCGCCACCGGCCCGGTTCCCGACGACCGGCTCTATCAGGCGGCCGTGCTTGCCTATCTCTCGGACATGACCCTGCTCGATACGTCGCTTTATGCACACGGCACCTCCATCTTCGATCAGAGCCTGCAGGTGGCAAGTCTCGATCATTCGATGTGGTTTCACAGGCCCTGCAAGCTCGACGACTGGTTGCTTTATACGCAGGACAGCCCGTCGGCGTCGGGTGCCAGAGGGCTGACCCGGGGTAGCCTGTTTACCCGATCGGGTGAGTTGATTGCCTCTGTCGCACAGGAGGGTTTGATTCGGAAAAAGGCAAATGAATAA
- a CDS encoding ubiquinone biosynthesis hydroxylase, translated as MLDMLVVGGGYVGLSAAVAVKQAAPHLNVVVVEAAPEHVWKNDTRASAVIAAASKMLEVFGIWNEIEPEAQPITKMIVTDSKTSDPVRPVFLTFDGEAAEGRPFAHMIPNVAMVAALRGVCERLGIDIRHGLGATELKTHDSHITVTLSDGSALESRLLVACDGVRSTLRDLAGIKTVTWNYGQSGIVATVEHERPHDGCAEEHFLPAGPFAILPLKNNRSSLVWTERTHDADRLVAADDLVFEEELERRFGHKLGALKIIGDKRAFPLGLTLARAFVAPRFALAGDAAHGIHPISGQGLNLGFKDVAALAETIVEADRLGLDIGSINILERYQTWRRFDTFRMGVTTDVLNRLFSNDATPIRIARDVGLGIVDRLPRLKSFFIGQAAGTTAKDNPRLLAGQVI; from the coding sequence ATGCTGGACATGCTGGTTGTGGGCGGGGGTTATGTCGGCCTTTCCGCCGCTGTCGCGGTCAAACAGGCAGCCCCCCATCTGAATGTCGTCGTCGTCGAGGCGGCCCCGGAGCATGTCTGGAAAAACGACACGCGCGCTTCCGCCGTCATCGCGGCGGCGTCGAAGATGCTCGAGGTCTTCGGCATCTGGAATGAGATCGAGCCGGAAGCCCAGCCGATCACCAAAATGATCGTTACCGACTCCAAGACCTCTGATCCGGTGCGCCCGGTTTTTCTCACCTTCGACGGCGAAGCGGCGGAAGGCCGGCCTTTCGCCCACATGATCCCGAATGTCGCCATGGTCGCAGCGCTGCGGGGCGTCTGCGAGCGGCTCGGCATCGACATCCGTCACGGGCTCGGCGCCACGGAGCTGAAGACGCACGACAGCCACATAACCGTCACGCTTTCGGATGGCAGCGCGCTGGAGAGCCGGCTGTTGGTTGCCTGCGACGGCGTGCGCTCGACGCTGCGCGATCTCGCCGGCATCAAGACCGTCACCTGGAACTACGGCCAGTCGGGCATCGTTGCCACGGTCGAACATGAGCGGCCGCATGATGGCTGCGCCGAGGAGCATTTCCTGCCGGCCGGTCCCTTCGCCATCCTGCCGCTCAAGAACAATCGCTCCTCGCTCGTCTGGACGGAGCGGACACATGATGCCGATCGGCTGGTCGCCGCCGACGACCTGGTCTTCGAGGAAGAGCTCGAACGCCGCTTCGGCCACAAGCTTGGGGCGCTGAAAATCATCGGCGACAAACGCGCCTTCCCGCTCGGCCTGACGCTGGCACGCGCCTTCGTCGCACCGCGTTTCGCGCTGGCCGGCGACGCCGCCCACGGCATTCACCCGATCTCAGGCCAGGGCCTCAATCTCGGCTTCAAGGATGTAGCGGCACTTGCCGAAACGATCGTGGAGGCTGATCGGCTCGGCCTCGATATCGGATCGATCAACATTCTCGAACGCTACCAGACCTGGCGCCGCTTCGACACCTTCCGTATGGGCGTGACGACGGACGTGCTGAACCGGCTGTTCTCCAACGACGCAACACCGATCCGCATCGCCCGCGACGTCGGCCTCGGCATCGTCGACCGGCTGCCGCGCCTCAAATCTTTCTTCATCGGCCAGGCGGCTGGAACGACGGCAAAGGACAATCCGCGGCTGCTGGCAGGCCAAGTCATTTGA
- a CDS encoding Trm112 family protein, producing MDEKLSRVDPKLLDLLVCPLSKGRLSYDREHNELVSEKARLAYPIRDGIPIMLVSEARRLDE from the coding sequence ATGGATGAAAAACTCAGCCGCGTCGATCCAAAGCTGCTCGATCTGCTGGTCTGCCCGCTCTCCAAGGGCCGGCTTTCCTATGATCGCGAACACAATGAGCTAGTCTCGGAAAAGGCGCGGCTTGCCTATCCGATCCGCGACGGCATTCCGATCATGCTGGTGTCCGAAGCCCGTCGCCTCGACGAATAG
- a CDS encoding LON peptidase substrate-binding domain-containing protein, protein MRDGFMQVGNARYLKPGDLPDTIAVFPLTGALLLPAGQLPLNIFEPRYLAMLDAVLTGNRLIGMVQPALGEHEDKGGDPNLAAVGCLGRITSFAETGDGRYIVSLTGVCRFRLLEEKATSDPFRTFRIAPFIADLSAANEEEAVDRAALLTAFKAYLDANKLEADWESVERASNLTLVNSLAMMSPFGPAEKQALLEAPDLKTRAETLIAITEIVLARVFGDSDTVLQ, encoded by the coding sequence ATGCGGGACGGTTTCATGCAAGTCGGGAATGCCAGATACCTGAAGCCGGGCGATCTGCCTGATACAATCGCCGTCTTTCCCCTGACCGGTGCCCTCCTTCTGCCGGCCGGGCAGCTTCCGCTCAACATTTTCGAGCCGCGTTATCTGGCGATGCTGGATGCTGTACTGACGGGAAACCGGCTGATCGGCATGGTGCAGCCGGCGCTCGGCGAACACGAAGACAAGGGCGGCGATCCCAATCTTGCCGCCGTCGGCTGCCTTGGCCGCATCACCTCCTTCGCCGAAACTGGCGACGGCCGCTATATCGTCTCGCTGACCGGCGTCTGCCGCTTTCGGTTGCTTGAGGAGAAAGCAACCAGCGATCCGTTCCGCACCTTCCGTATCGCGCCGTTCATCGCCGATCTCTCGGCCGCGAACGAGGAGGAGGCGGTCGACCGCGCAGCGCTTCTGACTGCCTTCAAGGCCTATCTCGATGCCAACAAGCTGGAAGCGGACTGGGAGAGCGTCGAGCGGGCGAGCAATCTGACGCTTGTCAATTCGCTGGCGATGATGTCGCCGTTCGGACCGGCTGAAAAGCAGGCACTGCTGGAAGCGCCCGATCTGAAGACGCGGGCCGAAACGCTGATCGCCATTACCGAGATCGTGCTGGCGCGGGTCTTCGGTGACTCCGACACGGTTCTGCAGTAG
- the trxA gene encoding thioredoxin: protein MSGSDNPYNSSFGNQMTATTSFGATPEPVAAAGSYITDTTTANFGKDVIEESRNQPVLVDFWAPWCGPCKQLTPVLEKVVNEAKGRVRLVKMNIDDHPSIAGQLGIQSIPAVIAFVNGRPADGFMGAVPESQIQQFIDRIAGPAGADEAAEIEAVVTEAAELLAAGNINEAAQLYAAVMQADPENAKAIAGMAECMIVANQHERARETLTDLPEELAKDAGIQAVLKKLEQIEEARKLGDPVALERGLAVNPDDHEARLKLAKILNVEGRRDEAAEHLLLIMRKDRAFDDDGARRQLLQFFEVWGFKDPATISARRKLSAMLFS from the coding sequence ATGAGCGGCAGCGACAACCCCTATAACAGTTCCTTCGGAAATCAGATGACGGCGACGACAAGCTTCGGCGCCACCCCAGAACCCGTGGCTGCAGCCGGCAGCTACATCACCGACACCACGACCGCGAATTTCGGCAAGGACGTCATCGAGGAATCGCGCAATCAACCGGTGCTGGTGGATTTCTGGGCGCCCTGGTGCGGGCCGTGCAAGCAGCTGACGCCGGTGTTGGAGAAGGTGGTCAACGAAGCCAAGGGCCGCGTCCGGCTGGTCAAGATGAACATCGACGACCATCCCTCGATCGCCGGCCAGCTCGGCATCCAGTCGATCCCCGCCGTGATCGCCTTCGTTAACGGCCGCCCCGCCGACGGCTTCATGGGTGCAGTGCCGGAAAGCCAGATTCAGCAGTTCATCGACCGTATCGCCGGCCCGGCCGGCGCCGATGAGGCGGCCGAGATCGAAGCCGTGGTTACGGAAGCAGCAGAACTGCTGGCCGCCGGCAACATCAATGAGGCCGCTCAGCTCTACGCCGCGGTGATGCAGGCCGATCCCGAAAATGCCAAGGCGATTGCCGGCATGGCCGAGTGCATGATCGTCGCAAACCAGCATGAGCGGGCGCGCGAAACTCTGACTGATCTGCCGGAAGAGTTGGCGAAGGACGCCGGTATCCAGGCCGTACTGAAAAAGCTCGAACAGATCGAGGAAGCCCGCAAGCTCGGCGATCCTGTTGCGCTCGAACGTGGCCTTGCCGTCAACCCCGACGACCATGAGGCGCGGCTGAAGCTCGCCAAGATCCTCAATGTCGAAGGCCGGCGCGACGAAGCGGCCGAGCACCTGCTGCTGATCATGCGCAAGGACCGCGCCTTTGACGATGACGGCGCCCGTCGCCAGCTGCTGCAGTTCTTCGAGGTCTGGGGCTTCAAGGATCCGGCGACGATTTCGGCTCGGCGCAAGCTTTCGGCGATGCTGTTCTCGTAA
- a CDS encoding prolyl-tRNA synthetase associated domain-containing protein has product MSENVPKTREELFAFLDGLGIAHKTVDHAPVFTVAESVALRDEIPGGHTKNLFVKDKKDRYFLLTVEENAAVDLKQVHNAIGGSGRVSFGRPEKLMEYLGVIPGAVTAFGAINDTAANVTFVLDTDLMREEIINCHPLSNDATTSIASSDLIRFMEATGHKPLVLKVTS; this is encoded by the coding sequence ATGTCCGAAAATGTCCCGAAGACCAGAGAAGAATTGTTTGCCTTTCTCGATGGGCTCGGCATTGCCCATAAGACGGTTGACCATGCGCCGGTTTTCACCGTGGCGGAATCGGTTGCGCTGCGCGACGAGATCCCCGGCGGCCACACCAAGAACCTGTTCGTCAAGGACAAGAAGGACAGGTATTTTCTGCTGACCGTCGAGGAAAACGCTGCCGTCGATCTCAAGCAGGTGCATAATGCCATCGGCGGGTCCGGCAGGGTCTCCTTCGGCAGGCCCGAGAAGTTGATGGAATATCTCGGCGTCATTCCCGGCGCGGTCACTGCATTCGGCGCGATCAACGATACTGCGGCGAATGTCACCTTCGTGCTCGATACCGATCTGATGCGCGAGGAGATCATCAACTGCCATCCGCTATCCAACGATGCGACGACATCGATTGCGAGCTCCGATCTCATCCGTTTCATGGAAGCGACCGGGCATAAGCCGCTTGTCTTGAAAGTGACGTCCTGA
- a CDS encoding TIGR04255 family protein produces MDSEDFDPLHGEAPKEIPLSNAPLASVLCQVRFPEIVQVRDINFIGGFQEKVRASYPLFSSDLVQTFNVLPHALQSNQDQLWRLSDADANWRISLGANFVALETKKYSSRADFLKRLTFVLDALEETIRPTHVWRVGVRYVDRVPTSALGNIRDMLRHEMAGLSATELRSSFNYSVSEVACRVDEGNLLVKWGILPAHGSHEPEVMPQIDDESWFLDIDVSHEHHVAPRQFRVDELVFDAERKAARCYSFFRWAVTEEFLRRFGGEI; encoded by the coding sequence ATGGATTCAGAAGACTTTGACCCGCTGCACGGCGAGGCACCAAAAGAGATTCCCTTATCCAACGCGCCTCTTGCATCTGTGCTCTGCCAAGTGAGATTTCCTGAAATTGTTCAAGTCAGGGATATCAATTTCATTGGCGGTTTTCAGGAGAAGGTGCGCGCCTCCTACCCTCTGTTCTCTAGTGATTTGGTCCAGACGTTCAATGTTCTCCCGCATGCTCTTCAATCCAATCAGGATCAGTTGTGGCGGCTTTCGGATGCCGACGCCAATTGGCGAATTTCGCTTGGCGCTAATTTCGTTGCTCTTGAGACCAAGAAATATTCGTCTAGAGCGGATTTTCTGAAGCGATTGACATTCGTATTGGACGCCCTGGAAGAGACGATCCGGCCGACTCACGTCTGGCGGGTCGGGGTGCGGTATGTGGATCGCGTCCCAACTTCAGCCCTCGGGAATATCCGCGATATGCTGCGCCACGAAATGGCTGGTCTCAGCGCTACTGAGCTTCGTAGCTCGTTCAATTACTCGGTATCTGAGGTTGCCTGCAGGGTTGACGAGGGGAACCTTCTTGTAAAATGGGGGATTCTACCGGCTCACGGCAGTCATGAACCCGAAGTCATGCCACAGATCGATGATGAATCGTGGTTCTTGGATATTGACGTTTCCCACGAGCATCACGTTGCTCCTCGTCAGTTTCGCGTCGATGAACTCGTCTTTGATGCGGAACGAAAGGCGGCACGATGCTACAGTTTCTTTAGGTGGGCTGTTACCGAGGAATTCTTGCGGAGATTTGGGGGTGAGATCTGA
- a CDS encoding helix-turn-helix domain-containing protein: MAEVLTVISAATMTSPADALLVAINAYRNGLAAYDAAEDNNFPLDGGEDDLYAALISGPDTFLTNWQSPAMSHEAALAAISLAERERAIFVSSPVADAMEAAAIGYWRHAGGSRLMASAADETQHVSLSDLSPDELVRAPDAANYLKVSETTLARWRSAKRGPVYAKIGGNVAYTVSALRDYVSKSERKGTRPDK, encoded by the coding sequence ATGGCCGAAGTCCTCACCGTCATATCCGCCGCCACGATGACAAGTCCGGCGGATGCACTTCTCGTCGCGATCAATGCCTACCGCAATGGCCTGGCAGCGTACGACGCGGCCGAAGATAATAATTTTCCGTTGGATGGAGGCGAGGACGATCTATATGCGGCTTTGATAAGCGGTCCTGATACCTTTTTAACGAACTGGCAGAGCCCCGCCATGAGCCATGAGGCCGCGCTCGCGGCGATATCTCTGGCGGAGCGCGAGCGGGCGATCTTTGTAAGTAGCCCGGTAGCTGACGCCATGGAAGCAGCGGCCATCGGCTATTGGAGGCACGCCGGGGGCTCACGGTTGATGGCCAGCGCCGCGGACGAGACCCAACATGTAAGCCTTAGCGACCTGTCACCTGACGAGTTGGTCAGAGCGCCTGATGCCGCCAACTACCTCAAAGTTTCAGAGACTACACTTGCTCGCTGGCGAAGCGCGAAACGTGGCCCGGTTTACGCCAAGATCGGCGGCAACGTCGCATACACAGTTTCGGCGTTGCGGGATTACGTGTCGAAAAGCGAGCGCAAAGGCACCCGGCCCGATAAGTAG
- a CDS encoding helix-turn-helix transcriptional regulator yields the protein MARKQITIAAQFITTATGDRLAVIPEAEYQRLIEALEDRADAEAVRVFNQRLADGEEELMPAEFANRIINGESQIRVWREFRSMTARELAEKAGISAGFLSQIEKGGRDGSFETIKKIATALEISVNDLC from the coding sequence ATGGCTAGGAAGCAGATCACAATAGCAGCCCAATTCATCACCACGGCCACCGGTGACCGCCTCGCGGTTATCCCGGAAGCTGAGTATCAGCGATTGATTGAAGCGCTTGAGGATCGCGCGGACGCCGAAGCGGTGCGAGTATTTAACCAGCGCCTCGCCGATGGCGAAGAAGAATTGATGCCCGCCGAATTCGCAAACCGGATCATTAATGGCGAAAGTCAGATCCGAGTCTGGCGTGAGTTCCGCTCGATGACCGCCCGCGAGCTTGCCGAGAAGGCCGGGATAAGCGCGGGGTTCCTTTCGCAGATTGAAAAGGGTGGGCGCGACGGTAGCTTCGAGACCATCAAAAAGATTGCCACCGCTCTTGAGATTTCCGTGAACGACCTCTGTTAA
- a CDS encoding FAD-dependent oxidoreductase, with product MTLRGPRRVDSSFIEYDGVDPWKTPGVPASGPINMLTAVRSTFTPGLNTLPAAGTADDKIQAYNFRMTMTNSAKWRKPLPTTPPPGYDVADYEVLLRFMAANPTKVSFFDYFKADAFYTANGESKFDVNNRAGPAAPSTDFLGRNWDYPLASYSAREAIWKAHWNWIVGMLYLMQHGTDPRIPAALKTNCLSWGFVSDHYFSPHENDTVGMNPQMYVREALRLDGVAKLLGTELTRGDGGVPSISTNTVSMISYFMDSHAIQYIALEKTAGVWIVASEGGMAVDLGGSDGMFPLPLEVCTPKPGDCTNGFVSFGLSASHVAFGAGRMEFTAMQTGQSLGQIAAEAIKNNRTFQDPANYPAARTALLANAFALTNEPVPILAQTT from the coding sequence ATGACCCTTCGCGGACCGCGACGTGTCGATTCTTCGTTCATCGAATACGATGGTGTGGATCCTTGGAAGACTCCAGGGGTTCCCGCATCCGGCCCCATCAACATGCTTACCGCGGTTCGTTCCACGTTCACGCCGGGGCTCAACACGCTTCCCGCGGCGGGCACCGCAGACGATAAAATTCAGGCATACAACTTCCGCATGACAATGACGAACTCGGCGAAGTGGCGGAAGCCGTTGCCGACCACTCCTCCTCCGGGATACGACGTCGCGGATTACGAGGTGCTTCTGCGTTTCATGGCGGCGAACCCCACCAAGGTCAGCTTCTTTGACTACTTCAAGGCTGACGCCTTCTACACCGCAAATGGTGAAAGCAAGTTTGATGTGAACAACAGGGCGGGGCCGGCGGCGCCTTCAACGGATTTTCTCGGCAGGAATTGGGATTACCCGCTCGCTTCGTATTCCGCGCGCGAAGCGATCTGGAAGGCACACTGGAATTGGATTGTCGGCATGCTGTATCTGATGCAGCACGGCACCGACCCCCGGATCCCGGCGGCCTTGAAAACGAACTGCCTGAGCTGGGGCTTCGTATCGGATCACTATTTCAGCCCGCACGAAAACGATACCGTTGGCATGAACCCGCAGATGTATGTCCGCGAGGCTCTTCGTCTCGATGGTGTAGCGAAGTTGCTTGGCACCGAACTGACGCGTGGCGACGGTGGCGTCCCCTCGATTTCAACCAACACGGTTTCCATGATCTCCTATTTCATGGACTCGCATGCAATCCAATATATCGCCTTAGAAAAGACGGCCGGAGTTTGGATCGTTGCGAGCGAGGGCGGTATGGCTGTCGATCTCGGCGGGTCCGATGGCATGTTCCCGCTGCCGCTCGAAGTTTGCACGCCGAAGCCCGGCGATTGCACCAACGGGTTCGTGTCCTTCGGGCTCTCTGCAAGCCATGTCGCGTTTGGCGCGGGCCGAATGGAATTCACCGCGATGCAGACTGGCCAAAGCCTCGGGCAAATCGCGGCAGAAGCGATCAAGAATAATCGCACCTTCCAGGACCCCGCGAACTATCCGGCGGCCCGAACCGCGCTCTTGGCGAACGCCTTCGCCTTGACGAACGAACCGGTTCCTATCTTGGCGCAGACAACGTAA
- a CDS encoding phage/plasmid primase, P4 family, producing the protein MSTLTSEDDLGFLDDIAEPAVDAPGSRLRSPESLPDHIRAEYERVNLPAPPLAAPPEVRGSFEDYESSHETVINDDALALELGQKHWDENAKFVSALGQWYFWRGSRWEDADYPVTRGQVRDFLRMKADEVFEWAQRQALESNEDKAKSISAAAAKLRRTLGAHSTVTAVEQMARSNAKSIAYADDFDGDTLLLGTPGGTVDLKTGKLRPARREDMITKFTAVSPAPAGTPAKVWFEFLCRVFPGEDGRGDLETIAFIQRAAGYALTGETTEQKLLFLYGTGRNGKGTIMQTLTGILGEYSRTVSSSLFMATHGQEHPTGLAQLKGARLVASNEIPKGATWNEEVIKSLTGGDTISARLMRQDFFEFQPQLSLFISGNNKPRFKGVGVSMRERFILVPFTRNFTDENGKRDPHLGDKLKAEWPAILRWCIDGAGEWLKMGLAPPESVKAASADYLDEEDDILAFVRDCLVLDKDARTATADIYPAFRKWQEEQGVKSPWTQTAMSRALGEEGNLELKRTRPSGGGSVVNCVIGYRLKINPDAYSSYSDIE; encoded by the coding sequence GTGAGCACTTTGACCTCTGAAGACGATCTCGGCTTTCTTGATGATATCGCCGAACCCGCCGTTGATGCTCCCGGTTCTCGGTTGCGAAGCCCGGAAAGCCTACCTGACCACATTCGGGCCGAATATGAGCGCGTCAACTTACCTGCTCCGCCATTGGCGGCTCCGCCGGAAGTCCGAGGCTCGTTTGAAGATTATGAGTCCTCGCACGAAACCGTCATTAATGACGACGCGTTGGCGCTGGAGCTTGGCCAAAAGCATTGGGATGAAAACGCCAAATTCGTTTCTGCTCTGGGGCAGTGGTATTTTTGGCGGGGATCGCGGTGGGAGGATGCGGATTATCCGGTGACACGGGGCCAAGTGCGCGATTTTCTCCGAATGAAGGCAGATGAAGTTTTCGAGTGGGCGCAACGCCAAGCGCTCGAGTCCAATGAAGATAAGGCGAAGAGCATTTCGGCAGCGGCTGCCAAACTTCGGCGCACGCTCGGCGCTCACTCCACCGTCACCGCCGTAGAGCAGATGGCGAGATCAAATGCGAAGAGCATCGCCTACGCCGATGACTTCGATGGTGACACCCTCCTTCTTGGCACTCCCGGCGGAACCGTAGATTTGAAAACGGGGAAGCTCCGCCCGGCCCGGCGTGAGGACATGATTACGAAGTTCACAGCGGTGTCGCCCGCACCCGCGGGCACTCCGGCCAAAGTGTGGTTCGAATTCCTATGCCGCGTCTTTCCCGGTGAGGACGGGCGTGGTGACCTCGAAACCATTGCCTTCATCCAACGCGCCGCCGGCTACGCTCTTACCGGCGAGACAACAGAGCAAAAGTTGCTTTTTCTTTACGGCACCGGCCGCAACGGCAAAGGCACCATAATGCAGACCCTCACCGGGATTCTCGGCGAGTACTCCCGCACGGTATCGTCATCGCTCTTCATGGCGACCCATGGGCAGGAACACCCAACCGGGCTCGCGCAACTCAAGGGCGCCCGGTTGGTGGCGTCGAATGAGATACCGAAGGGTGCGACGTGGAACGAAGAGGTTATCAAGTCTCTCACGGGTGGCGACACGATTTCGGCGCGCCTGATGCGGCAGGACTTCTTTGAGTTTCAACCGCAGCTTTCCCTCTTCATCAGCGGTAATAACAAGCCGCGATTCAAGGGAGTAGGCGTCTCGATGCGGGAGCGATTTATATTGGTGCCGTTCACTCGAAATTTCACGGACGAGAACGGAAAGCGCGATCCGCACCTTGGTGACAAGCTCAAGGCTGAATGGCCTGCCATTTTGCGCTGGTGCATCGACGGCGCCGGGGAATGGCTGAAGATGGGATTAGCGCCTCCGGAAAGCGTGAAGGCCGCCAGCGCCGATTATCTGGACGAGGAAGACGATATCCTAGCCTTCGTTCGCGACTGCCTGGTGCTAGACAAGGACGCCCGCACCGCCACCGCCGATATCTATCCGGCCTTCCGGAAGTGGCAGGAAGAACAGGGCGTGAAGTCGCCTTGGACGCAGACCGCGATGTCTCGCGCGCTCGGCGAAGAGGGCAACTTAGAACTGAAGCGGACGCGGCCAAGCGGCGGTGGGTCAGTGGTCAATTGCGTCATCGGCTACCGTTTGAAGATCAACCCTGATGCCTATTCCAGTTATAGCGATATCGAATGA